The sequence below is a genomic window from Hyperolius riggenbachi isolate aHypRig1 chromosome 7, aHypRig1.pri, whole genome shotgun sequence.
gcaggaaataatctgtatgtggccagcattccccaggaaataatctgtatgtggccagcgttcagcaggaaataatctgtatgtggccagcgttcagcaggaaataatctgtatgtggccagcgttcaccaggaaataatctgtatgtggccagcgttcagcaGGAAATGTtctgtatgtggccagcgttcagcaggaaataatctgtatgtggccagcattccccaggaaataatctgtatgtggccagcgttcagcaggaaataatctgtatgtggccagcattccccaggaaataatcgtatgtggccagcattccccaggaaatctaatgcaggaatgtggataaaggttaaaatcataattaatttggcTTAACTCATAGGGGGCAACAAATGGTAAAAAAAGATTTTAATAGAACCAGACACAGGAATCATTACCTTAGACCCAATCAAAGGAGGAGAACATGGGGCCATATTCTATTTCAGGTGATAAGAAGCTTGcagatgcaagctacttatcaccttgccatcgcacgaggattaccggcaaatcctattgctgaTTTCCttcgtgcgatggccgatcgatagggagcattactcaggcgaaagcctgagcgatgctcccttttactggGAGATGgggtggtgctgtccttcagctcctCACATAGTTGTGCCGGCCCACCCCACTGAAATCGCAGGGCCAgccacagagctgggacaaggtcctccagcacccaaggctgaaacaccaaagtgcgcccctccatccctcccacctcagctgtcacacactgattgctattagactaagaagccccacagggcccacaacctccccaacaccttaatatctagttatctggcttgcagtcactgccatgtatccccttttcttatttctttctgcttcaaacacaattaggaatgatagctgaattgtgcgcccccttctacactgcgccctgaggctggagcctctccagcctatgcctcggcccggccctggccagcCAGGTGAGGGGGCATATAATACCAAGAGGGCACGCCACTTACTATGAGGGTCTCACCTctgcagactgtgtgcagcagcaTGTGTGTCACAGTCTCCCTCTGAGTCCTGCCCAGACCCACACAGCAGGCATGATGCTATATGCCTATATTCTTCCATATCTATACTATGCAGCCTAGAGGAGCCACTGCCTGCCAAGTGGGGGTGGTGGGGGgactcagggccagccaggggggcATATAACAATTGTCAAGTgcagagggcactcactgtgaggTGTCGCCCCTGCAGATAGTGTGTTTGCACAGAGTAGCGCAGCCGGCGGTGGCACTGGTCCTGGTGCGCCGTCACACGATGCGTTCCAGCGCttgtgacaggcggggggcggagtcaggggTGGCGCCGCACGTATAAACAAACTAACGTGCGGCCGCTCgctctgcagagagagagagagggggcggaccagtagggggCGGCACCGCACGTAAAAGCTGACTAGcgtgcggctgctcgctctgGGAGAGGGCGGATCAGTAGGTgggacaggctgagctgcctgtcacagctggCTGCGTGACCTgagtaatgaaaaaaataaaaaataacacacacacaccgtggCGACCGGCGAGAGAGCGCCCACCTCTACCCACGGCGCGCTAGGCCAAAATTTATTGTTGCCTGGTGACAGCAACGGCCATGCCTCACCCACAGACCACAGTGTTGTAACTTGCGTGCTCTGATCCAAGGGAAGTACATACATGGAAGAAGGAATGAGAGGCACTGCAACGTACATTTATTCTTCGAAAAGTGAGGCACAGTCCGAATGCATAAATACAAGACAGTAGTACGGCATACATGGACATACCGGTGCTCAGAGGtgtgacggtgggtgctgggcactgcttGCCTGACAGCCATTTTGCGCTGTCACGCTTCTACGGAGGCGATCTGTAGTATCATGCATCTACAACCCGTATGCTGGAATCAGGCAGATAGACAGATCAGGTGCCGAttctgcatacagctaaggggtGAGTTGGTGTTCTCAGTGTGTCATTATAGTTTATGGTTGTGCTCCGTTAAGCAGGTGGTGGCAAGCAATTGAAATTGTGTGTGTTGTGAGTCCTTGGGGAGTCAGAAAGCTCCTCTCGGCTAGTTGGTTCATAAATCACAAATCCATGTATGGGCGTCTATGCGCATAGTTTCAGAGTTTCTGAATCCGAAGTGATTAACCCGATCACGTATCGGCCATCGTGGTCTGTGACCCCCATCTGGCTACAATAGTGGGTGGGGTTGGGAAAGGCAGGATTTATGCATACATATGAACTGGCCGCTGGTAGACTAGGGcgtaggatacagccgatatatggtttaccctgctgctgcacaagttcccggaggcgttaattactattccccctccaggtccacgtggatagtggggaattgcAGTATTTTCAAAGCAACATCAGCTCCATcatctgacggcgccaaagtaactgtgcgccgctatagccgtaattcctgttacagcctatggtggcaccggctgcgcccaaatctcctgtgctgtaattacagcgctcGAAATCCCCAACTTACTTGcggcttcccttccatgtgcagccccttcttccatatcTTACATGCATGTAAAGCAGCCCCTTCAGTTATATACATACAGATCCCTTGAACAGCAGCAACTCCCTATGTCTATATAGTGCTCCTTATTTGAAGCTTCCATATTCAatctgcagcctcttcttccatatgcagttatccctcttccatgttcagccgccccttggccagctgctgcccaaggcctaggcctctaaaggctcatacacacatcagaccatagtctttggaaaggcaagatcacagaccaatgttacccccttccatgtagtatgagagccatacctacacagtctattctatggagctgaactccccatcagacagaaatctttgcaagatgctgcacacacagatgctgtagacattcaaaagatcagtatctgcaaactgttcttgccaaagatccgttcctgcaaattgcattcatagtctgagatctgcagatcatcatacacaccttgtttaacagaccttcatctgcagatcagatccaccaagatgtattttcagatctgcagatgattgtctgatctgcagatgaatgtcagttaaacaaggtgtgtatgatgatctgcagatctcagactatgaatgcaatttgcaggaacggatctttggcaagaacagtttgcagatactgatcttttgtgtctgtacagcatctttgtgtgcagcatcttgcaaagatttctgtctgatggggagttcagctccatagaatagactgtgtaggtatggctctcatactacatggaagggggtaaaattggtctgtgatctttcattttccaaagactatggtctgatgtgtgtatgtggcctaaggcctTTCTAGAAATCTGAAGGTGGGGGCCCATCTGGCTTCTATACTGGTGTGGGAGGGAGCACAttatttaaccactctgcgaccacctAATGCAGGATGACAGCCAAAGAGTGGCTCTTTTGTTCCTCGATCACGCGAGGAGCAAGATTAGATGGAAGATCCAGTAGCTATAAATGGCTGCAAagatcagcctgccagcagcGGTAGCAAGGCTGTACATttgtcttgtcaccaactgtccctctgggctcacaatctaatcgctgTAGTGTAAGGCCAATTTAGGATGAAGAGGATGaataaaaattttaaatgtgACCAAAAGAAAGGTCTatcagtgagaagaaaaggaagtaaaattaattttgggtggtaagttgtatggccgagtaataaactgttaaagctgtgaagtgtagaattgtaaaaaaatgggcaggtcactcgggggggggggggggaaggggtggtataaacctctggggctcaagtggttaatgtagagGGGCGGGTCAAATTGCACATCGGAGCCCCAGGATCTGAAGCTATGCCactggcagtggcggctccaggaaaaattttttagggggtgctatgcaggtgctggaccaatttctggggtagcTAACGATCTGCGGTGTGCGaagtgggtgtggctacaacctgcaaaaaaaattggacatggtcatgaccggatgagggtggggctaactgtaatttaaagtgaacccagggtgagagtgatatggaggctgccatatttatttcattttaaaccattctagttgcctggcagccctgctgatctatttggctgcagtagtgcttgttacaccagaaacaagcatgcagctaatcttgtcacttctgacaatattgtcagaaacccctgacctgctgcatgcttgttcagggtctatggttgaaagaattagaggcagaggaccaacacggcagccaggcagctggtattgcttaaaaggagataaatatggcagcctcaatattattctcacctcgggttccctttaaaagtacaacgcaaagacagagggcccaagttttggtgaccctttccccagaaaattcacataattgtgcaggttttctcaagaaaatacacgtaatgtgagcagatttgaacaaaaaacacgttatatgaccccaatatgcacaatcgttagcagacatgaccccaatatgcacaatcgttagcagatatgaccccaatcagcagcaccacctgaaaaagaaaagagaaacccatttactcacctacagtcagaagacctcctgtcccgacctccttgtggcgcgcagctcccacgatcctcttcctgcctgcattacccgccgagcagggctacgggaaaatggccgcccaaagccctgcactgcagactccaagtcttctgagcagggcttcgggcggccctcTTACCGTAGCcttgctctgctgcttcgggctgccgctgtgaactgactcggcgtctcttagacgcctgaagtccacgccagggggtgctttgggggtgcttggacaattctagggggtgccctGGCGCCGCCCATGGCCACTGGTAAAGTGTGTTTACGTTGGAAGTGAGGCACTGTGTGATGACACGATTGGAGGCAACTTTTTGGCAATGTTGCGGTGCGATCTACCAATTGAGCACACAAAGTTCAAAAAGTGAACCAGAATTCCCACCTGCATGTCACAAGAAACTGCATGATTAAGTAGTGACTTCTTGACTGAATGGAAATGCTTTATTGCATTGAACTTGCATGGGTAAAAACAAGGCGTGGCCACAATAGCCACCTGTCATGGTGTAGACATAATAGGCTGGCAAGGctccaataattatgtataatggCCAATAATAATGTACCATAATCAGCATAAAGTGACTGGTgcaacggaagcaggaaatttgggcgcatgaggcaggtggacaaaaagggcgccgccattcactcccataataaatatcgtttaaatcggcgcccaacaggaaaaaagggcgccggagaaaaataacgttttaaaaacggcgcccggagacttttaatgttttataactgtttctcatgattacacattatttaatgatttataatttttaaaacattatttttaaacgaaaaacagtacaatattttttaaaacattacttttaaacgaaaaaccgcaccatatttttttaaaacgttattaattcttatcacaggggggtcttagggttaggcaccaacaggggggtcttagggttaggcaccaacaggggggtcttagggttaggcaccaacaggggggtcttagggttaggcaccaacaggggggtcttagggttaggcaccaacaggggggtcttagggttaggcaccaacaggggggtcttagggttaggcaccaacaggggggtcttagggttaggcaccaacaggggggtcttagggttaggcaccaacaggggggtcttagggttaggcaccaacaggggggtcttagggttaggcaccaacaggggggtcttagggttaggcaccaacaggggggtctaggggttagggataggtacagggagggttctgtgtgagagtagggttaggtatagctttagtaaaattcttattaatgttttataaaacgttattataaatttcaatttttaaacagggaagattaacgtttttaaaattgccgattttatacacattaatgatttataactttataaaacattatttttaaacgaaatataacacaattttttttaaacgttattcatgattatcttttaaaaccctgcgcccttttttcccggcgcccttttttaacgtacgcggtgcAACATAGATTTAACTATGGCATaaaaattaaagagaaaccgtaaccaagaattgaacttcatcgcaggcagtagctgataccccttttcctatGAGAAGtctttcctttttacaaacagatattgtggtgaaacccctcccacagtgtgatgtcagcgcctcacagcattgaggtactgacatcacactgtgggagccttgttgcattgcggaaaataacagctgttgacaactgccaaaaagcagcagcagcatctccttccagtgacattacctgccagtagtaaaaatgtccccatgtgataaatgtcagaatgtaagtcagggagaggaaagattttacaataagtataaatgatttagtcagtgtttgctcaattattgtaaaattaagcactttttttattgcattattttcactggagtagaataatcataataataatcataatcatctttgactagagatggccgaacctccgatttttcagTTTTGTGAACTCCGTtctcgaacctccgcaaacgtatgcaaactttcgcgaaccgcagtagacttcaatggggaggtgaactttgaaaactagaaacatttatgctggccactaaagtgatggaaaagatgtttcaaggggtctaacatcatttttgcatggcggagtgggatagatgccaaaagtcctggggaaaaatcaggatttgacgcatagcagtgttttaagggcagaaatcacattgcatgctaaattggaggcctaaagtgctttaaaacgtcttgcatgtgtatacatcaatcagatagtgtaagtagtgtactgcttcacactgacacaccaaactcactgtgtaacgcaccgcaaacagctgtttgtgtagtgacggctgtgctggactggtgcgcaccagggtgagagtgcaggcggttttcaatcccatatggtcgccaggctgatgtagctcaatgacaaaacagtgactgtccagctgatcgaatttggtctgtccacaatgaagcaacaaccttctcttttgtgtacatctccccccccccccccctcccccgagacacttatatagccCTCGGTCATTGCATTCATTGCTTAAATCTCTGGGAAGTTTACTACTTTGGGTCTCTCTGACcccggagtagtatgcctgcgttgcccggcggagcgcgtcctagatcgcgctccgttTGCcgagcactttctgcgcatgtgcgtgacgtcatgcacGACGTTACGCTCatacgcagagagtgcccggcaacaggagcgcgatttcCCCCCCCAAGAGATGTTCGCCCGgctaaccgttcgccacatcactGATTGTGATATCCaatccccttcaccacggcaaggtaatgatcatgaaggggaattgacacatgtacatgccgttttgttgttgcagccgcagtgcagccagaaaaattaggcaggcatgtacacgcaccaggaaaaaattattatagacgctgctagcagcagccttaaaaattctggaccttgttgttggtggtggcggagaagacagtcaagccgcctgcaggcagagatgctgtgtggggaccgacttagtcttgggtcaggcagtcacacggcgtgcaggcagagatgctgtgtgtggggaccgacttagtcttgggtcaggcagtcacacggcgtgcaggcagagatgctatgtgtggggactgacttagtcttcgggcaggcctgaccgtgctttgcagaccaggcatccgtggtcagatggaccctttacCCAACGCTGTgttccagagatgacaccacttgcctttcaacataacAGTACAGGGTAGGAATcgtgttttttttaagaaataattgcggcctggtatcttgcaCTGCGGTGTGtgcctttgcttttgtgtgctgcttttcctcaggtggtcatcccattgcagtttgtgctttgtaatcatgtgccttcgtaaggtagttgtccctacgcgggtcttggtctttccacggctcaattttcggtggcagagagtacagatggcattgctctcatctgaggcacgcACACAAAATttgcacaccgctgagccctgggatgatggcactttggtgatggctgccgacagtgttaagtggggtgccagaatcagagcaggaggaggaagatatgtcacgcttctgtgcggaagctgaggaagatgaggtgttagtCAACtaagtcctgacaatattgggggttgatggcacatgccttcttctgaacactacttttttttttttttttttgggctgcacgaaatcacgacagtgcgacctcgaacaggcctgcctctggctctgcctcttgttctgtccatattggggggaggagggggggaataaaatgaaaggtatgcactgacttgactaatacaatgtacagtcacacaggtgcagtgaaaggtagcagagaatacaatgtgcagttaacaATTATgctcggactggtatactaaacagcgtgcggtcacacaggtgcagtgaacaggtatgcagggaccaGAAATGActgggtggtattaacaatgcgtgcgctcccgtaggtaggtgcagtgattggtattacaaatgtgcagctgcctgtcacacacacaggtaatcactgaatgtgctgggcctggcagtggcacagtaggaattaccaaggctgtctatgcaacacaagtgtctacaagagcctaactaagctttccctatagctctccctGCAGCagatctcccttctctaattaattactgcaggcacacgagtgagtgaaatgcctgacgctgcctgccttttataagggggggggggggcctccagaaggaagtgtagcttgattggctacaatgtgcctgctgactgtgatgtagagggtcaaacttgaccctaatgatgcactatggggcgaattgaacttccagaaaagtttgcggttccctGTGatcgcaaaccgttcgggccatctctagttttgaCCTTATTATTTCAATATTATACAATACATCAATTTTTGAAAGTTATCATTATCCATTTTATGATCTCTTATtaaattatattttacaattattattgTCCCCTCTTATTTCATAGTACCAATGGCTGATCTAAGAGAGAATGAAATCTGTGTCATCTGCCTGGAAAGTTACAAGGATCAGGTCATGCTTTCATGTGGTCACAGCTTCTGCCGTATTTGTATAACGTCTGCATTGGATGTCCAAGAAGAGTCCAGAGTCTACACATGTCCAGTATGCAAGGCTGAACATCAACGGCACCATCTGCTGGTGGTGAATGAAAAGCTGCACGGCGCATTGACCTATTTCCACGCATCTCCGCCACAGAGGAGCGCCATCTTCTGTACAGACTGCATCAAGTTCCGTGTGCCCGCTGTGAAGTCGTGTCTGCAGTGCGAGATCTCCATGTGTGAGGAACATATGACTGGCCACAAAAGGTTCCTGGATCACATGTTAACTCCACCCTTGGCTAATTTTGAGGACATGAGATGCACCATCCATGGAGAGCTCTTGAAATATTACTGCTTGGGAGATGGGGCCTGTATCTGCCTGTCCTGTCTTCTAGATGGTCCACATAATGGTCATGATGTGGAGGATCTAGATCAGGCTCTAATGAATAAGCAGGAGAGGCTGAACAATGCCTTTGAGGGTCAATTTCTAAAAAGAGAAACGGTTAATAAGAGAATACGAAATCTGCAGCACCACAAGAGAAGGGTAGAAGAAAAGGCAATTGAAGAACAGAAAAGATTAGATGCTGTGTTTGACACTATCAGGAGAGGACTAATATATTTAGAAAGAAAAGGCATGTCCATTATCTCCAATCAGGTAGAAAAGATCGGACATTCCCTCTGTATACAGATAGAAGATCTGAAGGCTCAGAGGGAGGAGCTGTCCAAGAAGATGAGTCACACTGAGAAGCTATGTAACATGACCGACCAAATATCTGTCCTGCAAGCTCCAGAGCTGGACTCAGAAGATGATCTAGAAGACGAGAAGCCCTTTGTTCCCTTGGACCACGCTCTCCTTTCAATAACCTTGTATCGGTCCATAAGGCATATCTTCTATTACGTACTGTCACAGAGCAAATTCTGTATAGAAGAATTACCAGATCTGATACTAAATGAGGACACTGCTGATGAACTTGTGGCTGTAACTATGGACTTTAAATTAGCATTCATTTCAGAACAATATAACGTAAGACCTCACTTCCCAGGGAGATTCAAAGATTTCAGTCAGGTGATGAGTGTCCAGAGTTTCTCGAAAGGAACCTGCTACTGGGAGGTGGAAATCAGCCACTGCCGACTCGTGGACATTGGGATGTGCTACCCCAGTATGCCGAGGGAAGGGTGGGAGTCTGTGATTGGACGTAACGTCTTCTCTTGGGGGATACGTCTTGATTTTGACGATTATTACGCTTGCCATGACAGTTATATAGATGACTTACAGGCCGTTCCTGAGAGGGACTTTGTCAAGATAGGAATTTATTTAGATTATGAAAGTGGAATTTTGTCTTTTTACCAACTAACAGACCCTATCAAACGCTTTTATACCTTCGTGGCCAATTTCACGGAGCCTCTGCATGCGGTGTTGGGAATAGATGACGAGGCCTGGGTGAGGTTCTTAAACTAACTGGCTAGATTTGGGTAAAGAGCAGCAGTGCCAATGTGGAACTGTTTGACGAAGTCCTGTTGGATATTGGAGAGTTAGGATGGGGGTgtacataaaatttaaaaaaacaaaactattgtCCACAATGAAAATTTCACACAATAAAACTGGCTCTGCTAATTTGGATCTCCATTTTACTTTTCAACTAACAAATTCTTCGCTGAGGACTTCTTGTGAAGAAAGCTTCCATAGGGACAGGGATACCCCATTACTTGGAGTGCTTTTCCACTTCTGAGTCTCCCGTCTGTTTCCTGCATGTTAATTTAGATGGGGAATCACAGCCTATTGAAATAAAATTTCAAACGGTCCATAAGTTTTTAAATAAGGCTGTTTATTTTCACATCAAGTGCCAGATGTTCATTCAGCAAACCAACGTGACATTCAGGAGAGCCTCtatgcataggcagtacaggccattgcctggagtgccaatgGTTCtgcggggcgccatgttgctggattaagccacaccccccaaattaagccccaccaCAGGACCAAGCCCCACTCTGTggttgttctattacttgcttctgctgcatctacttcgcgtatgttgcaggcagctgccacctctgtgccttgtgcatccttctttccccctttgtgcctccttcagtcccttgtgccatgtctgaccccctgtttgtccttctgtctccctttgtgcctctttctgtctccttgtgccctcTTCTGTCCCCatatgccacctctgcctccttctgtgcctccttctgtcctcctttgcctccttatgtccctttgcctttatttatccccttgtgctacctctgccacctgtgcctccttctgtctccttttgtgccttcctctgtccccctgtgcctccttctggccttcttctgtctccctgtgactCCTTTATATCCCCCTCTGccgtcttctgtcccccttttgtgcctccttttgtcccccctttgtgcatacttcggtttcctcctagtgtttccttcTGCTCCCTTTGTGCTATTTTCtgtccattgtgcctccttcaacCCCCTCTACCtacttctttcctcctgtgcctcaatatgtccccattgtgccacctcctccccactttgtgcctccttctgcccccctgtacctcccgctgcccctctgtaactccttctgtcctcctgtgcctcctttggtCCTCctttgacttcttctgacccttgtGCCGCTTTATTTCCCCTTGTGCCTCCCTATGttcccctgtgtgccttcttccttacatgtattttctttcttacatGTAATTTCTGGTGCAACGCTGCAACATtatataattttctggtgaaaccttGCCGCATTATGTTCATTTCCTAGTGAAACGCTGCTttattgcgatttttttttttctttttttttcaattggggggggggggcacagtttttttttccctcgcctggagtgacaaaatggctagaggcgcccctggtgaCATTTCTGG
It includes:
- the LOC137525954 gene encoding E3 ubiquitin/ISG15 ligase TRIM25-like, which produces MADLRENEICVICLESYKDQVMLSCGHSFCRICITSALDVQEESRVYTCPVCKAEHQRHHLLVVNEKLHGALTYFHASPPQRSAIFCTDCIKFRVPAVKSCLQCEISMCEEHMTGHKRFLDHMLTPPLANFEDMRCTIHGELLKYYCLGDGACICLSCLLDGPHNGHDVEDLDQALMNKQERLNNAFEGQFLKRETVNKRIRNLQHHKRRVEEKAIEEQKRLDAVFDTIRRGLIYLERKGMSIISNQVEKIGHSLCIQIEDLKAQREELSKKMSHTEKLCNMTDQISVLQAPELDSEDDLEDEKPFVPLDHALLSITLYRSIRHIFYYVLSQSKFCIEELPDLILNEDTADELVAVTMDFKLAFISEQYNVRPHFPGRFKDFSQVMSVQSFSKGTCYWEVEISHCRLVDIGMCYPSMPREGWESVIGRNVFSWGIRLDFDDYYACHDSYIDDLQAVPERDFVKIGIYLDYESGILSFYQLTDPIKRFYTFVANFTEPLHAVLGIDDEAWVRFLN